From Paenibacillus polymyxa, the proteins below share one genomic window:
- a CDS encoding phosphatidylinositol-specific phospholipase C/glycerophosphodiester phosphodiesterase family protein yields MKRVIAAVILLMIIGTFLLAYKGQSTEEHTGFTTHRVISHAMGAVDGLAYTNAREAFVENYKKGSRVFEVDLMFTSDGHLVARHEWTESFTKQMQQEYAVATEQGRKPWSYHQFKNTPIHGSYTPLDWKDVLDLLENYPDAYIVTDTKEQDPAQIKQLFAQLTHQAQEKNPELLSRIVPQIYNEEMLQTLRSIYPYTSIIYTLYATEDTDDQIIQFVQQHDITAVTLPENRVSGALVESLRQAGAVCYVNTINELKDATEYEQMGVRGFYTDVLTEKELRRRSWLYALRP; encoded by the coding sequence ATGAAACGAGTGATTGCTGCAGTTATTCTTTTAATGATAATCGGTACATTTTTACTGGCTTATAAAGGACAATCTACAGAAGAACATACTGGCTTTACCACACACCGTGTGATTTCGCATGCCATGGGAGCCGTTGATGGTTTGGCCTATACCAATGCGCGTGAAGCGTTTGTAGAAAATTACAAAAAAGGTAGCCGTGTATTCGAGGTCGACCTGATGTTTACTTCGGATGGACATTTGGTGGCCCGCCATGAATGGACAGAATCCTTTACCAAACAAATGCAACAGGAATACGCAGTTGCTACAGAGCAGGGCCGAAAGCCTTGGAGCTATCATCAGTTTAAAAACACCCCCATACACGGTTCTTATACTCCACTTGATTGGAAGGATGTATTGGATTTATTGGAAAACTACCCGGATGCCTATATTGTGACCGATACGAAAGAGCAGGACCCTGCCCAAATCAAACAGTTATTTGCACAACTGACCCATCAGGCCCAGGAGAAAAATCCCGAACTTCTGTCTCGTATTGTCCCTCAAATTTATAATGAAGAAATGTTGCAAACGTTGCGGAGTATCTATCCTTATACATCCATCATTTATACGCTATATGCTACAGAAGACACGGATGACCAGATCATTCAATTTGTCCAACAGCATGATATAACAGCAGTAACTTTACCAGAAAATCGCGTGAGTGGTGCCTTAGTGGAAAGTTTGCGTCAGGCAGGGGCAGTGTGCTACGTAAATACGATTAACGAGTTGAAGGACGCCACTGAGTACGAACAGATGGGTGTAAGAGGTTTTTATACTGACGTTTTAACGGAAAAAGAACTTCGTAGACGCAGTTGGTTGTATGCGCTGAGACCATGA
- a CDS encoding heptaprenylglyceryl phosphate synthase, giving the protein MLEECVLADSIQSWRHVFKLDPDKELNDEALDAVCMSGTDAIMVGGSSGVTYENTVDLLSRVRRYEVPCVLEVSDLEAVVPGFDLYMIPMVLNTADSNWIMGQHQRAIEQFGYMIPWDLLVTEGYIVLNGDSTVAKLTGAETSLSASAAASYAQIADKLMHLPIVYVEYSGVFGDMELVQQIHRGTERSRVLYGGGIVDKTTALQAAAVCDTIVVGNIIYRDLAKALETIAVKLEV; this is encoded by the coding sequence ATGCTGGAGGAATGTGTGTTGGCAGATTCAATTCAATCATGGAGGCATGTATTTAAGCTTGATCCTGACAAGGAACTGAATGATGAGGCGCTTGATGCCGTGTGTATGTCTGGTACAGACGCTATTATGGTGGGAGGTTCATCAGGCGTAACCTATGAAAATACGGTGGATTTGCTGTCGCGGGTTCGGCGTTATGAGGTGCCGTGTGTGCTTGAGGTATCCGATCTGGAAGCTGTGGTGCCGGGGTTTGATCTATATATGATTCCCATGGTGCTGAATACCGCTGACAGTAATTGGATTATGGGGCAGCACCAACGTGCGATTGAGCAATTTGGTTATATGATCCCTTGGGATTTGCTTGTGACGGAAGGATATATTGTTTTGAACGGTGATTCCACCGTCGCTAAGCTTACTGGTGCGGAAACTTCGCTGAGTGCTTCTGCTGCCGCTTCATATGCACAGATTGCTGACAAGCTTATGCATCTACCGATTGTATATGTGGAATATAGCGGTGTCTTTGGAGATATGGAACTGGTACAACAAATACATCGCGGTACGGAGCGATCTCGTGTTTTATACGGAGGAGGGATCGTGGATAAAACTACCGCGTTACAAGCAGCAGCTGTTTGTGACACCATTGTAGTAGGAAACATTATTTATCGTGATTTGGCGAAAGCGTTGGAGACGATAGCTGTGAAATTGGAAGTATAG
- a CDS encoding undecaprenyl-phosphate glucose phosphotransferase: protein MIRRNQRFLTQLYIVADFAVIQLSFLIAWFFKFESEWITYKEPLPIQVYGGWSLIYGLIAVVLGMLFSLYSPKRKKRFADDVFRVTQIHIVGLFVLLSVMFFVKQIDISRSYLAIYMIGNVLIILFYRYFLKQVLKVLRQKGYNKQFMLILGAGSLGQRFYHNLGQYPDLGYEVVGFLDDKRHWSEEEEAHFRPILGGLDQLEATLSRLMIDEVILALPLDAHDKYPKIINMCEKAGVRTLIIPDFFDYLPARPYFDNFAGMPMINVRDIPLDVAGNRLFKRLFDILFSLFAIILTSPIMLAVAIGVKVTSRGPIIFKQERVGLNRRTFRMYKFRSMKVLPPGTEDTGWTTANDPRRTRFGTFIRKTSLDELPQFFNVLLGDMSVVGPRPERPYYVDQFREEIPKYMVKHHVRPGITGWAQSNGLRGDTSIEERIKHDIFYIENWSLLFDIKIIFRTIRNGFKNAY, encoded by the coding sequence ATGATACGCAGAAATCAGCGTTTTTTAACCCAATTATATATTGTGGCGGATTTCGCGGTCATTCAGTTATCCTTTCTGATCGCTTGGTTTTTCAAATTTGAAAGTGAATGGATCACTTATAAAGAGCCACTTCCTATTCAAGTATATGGAGGGTGGAGCTTAATATACGGTCTGATTGCCGTAGTGCTGGGAATGTTATTCTCGCTCTATTCACCAAAACGCAAAAAGAGGTTTGCAGATGACGTGTTTCGCGTCACACAGATTCATATTGTTGGCCTGTTTGTGCTGTTGAGTGTGATGTTCTTCGTGAAGCAAATCGACATTTCGCGGTCTTATCTGGCGATCTATATGATTGGTAATGTACTGATTATTTTGTTTTATCGATATTTTTTGAAGCAAGTTCTTAAAGTCCTCCGTCAAAAAGGATACAATAAGCAATTCATGCTCATACTTGGAGCGGGTTCTTTGGGCCAACGATTTTATCATAATCTTGGACAGTATCCTGATTTAGGCTATGAAGTAGTGGGATTTCTGGATGATAAACGGCATTGGAGTGAAGAGGAAGAGGCCCATTTTCGCCCGATTCTTGGAGGATTAGATCAGTTGGAGGCAACGCTGTCGCGCCTGATGATTGATGAGGTCATTCTGGCGCTGCCGCTGGATGCTCATGATAAGTATCCCAAGATTATCAACATGTGTGAAAAGGCTGGAGTGCGCACGCTTATTATTCCCGATTTCTTTGATTATTTGCCGGCACGACCTTACTTTGACAACTTTGCAGGTATGCCGATGATTAATGTACGGGATATTCCACTGGATGTAGCAGGGAATCGATTGTTTAAGCGTCTGTTCGATATTTTATTTTCTTTATTTGCGATTATTCTGACCTCTCCGATTATGCTGGCCGTGGCGATTGGTGTGAAGGTCACGTCGAGAGGCCCCATTATTTTTAAGCAGGAGCGGGTAGGCTTGAACCGTCGCACCTTCCGAATGTACAAATTTCGCTCCATGAAGGTACTGCCGCCTGGAACTGAAGATACGGGCTGGACGACTGCTAATGACCCAAGACGCACACGTTTTGGTACGTTTATTCGTAAAACAAGCCTCGACGAGCTGCCACAGTTTTTCAACGTACTGTTGGGTGATATGAGCGTCGTTGGCCCACGTCCGGAACGGCCCTATTATGTGGATCAGTTCCGTGAGGAAATTCCAAAATACATGGTGAAGCATCATGTTCGTCCTGGAATTACAGGCTGGGCACAGAGTAACGGTTTGCGCGGAGATACATCTATTGAGGAACGGATTAAGCATGACATCTTCTATATTGAGAACTGGTCGCTCTTATTCGATATTAAAATTATTTTTCGCACGATTCGCAATGGTTTCAAAAACGCATATTAA